The following are from one region of the Corylus avellana chromosome ca1, CavTom2PMs-1.0 genome:
- the LOC132166927 gene encoding partner of Y14 and mago: MASSNGEGGGAGEEELNQLAELSKSLKEGERLLAPTRRPDGTFRKPIRIRAGYVPQEEVAIYQSKGALWKKEMASQAGPPGYDPELDAKPKTKSVKRNERKKEKRLQAALEKGKNSEPGEIINEEALSVEDLDNGSESVKQLMSQMNELAVSANATVITPPSDSTEGSNSENTVQDVDKRIRALKKKIRLSEAQQQKTTQEDMKPEQLDKLMKLEGWHKELKHLEDKKAEMAAS, translated from the exons ATGGCGAGCAGCaatggagaaggaggaggagcagGAGAAGAGGAGCTGAATCAATTGGCGGAGCTGAGCAAAAGCCTGAAAGAAGGGGAGAGACTTCTGGCGCCGACCAGGAGACCCGATGGGACCTTCCGTAAGCCCATCCGGATTAGGGCTGGCTATGTCCCTCAAGAGGAAGTCGCCATTTACCAATCCAAAGGCGCCTTG TGGAAAAAGGAGATGGCCTCGCAGGCGGGGCCTCCAGGTTATGATCCTGAATTGGATGCAAAACCCAAGACTAAGTCAgtaaagagaaatgaaagaaagaaggagaagCGGCTACAG GCTGCTCTTGAAAAGGGTAAGAACTCAGAGCCAGGGGAGATAATAAATGAAGAAGCACTAAGTGTGGAAGATTTAGATAATGGATCAGAATCTGTCAAGCAGTTGATGTCTCAGATGAATGAGCTAGCTGTTTCTGCAAATGCTACTGTAATCACCCCACCCTCAGACTCAACAGAGGGTTCAAATTCAGAAAATACAGTTCAAGATGTTGATAAAAGAATTCGAGCACTTAAAAAGAAG ATTCGACTTTCTGAAGCTCAACAACAGAAAACTACACAAGAAGATATGAAGCCAGAACAGTTGGACAAATTGATGAAGCTTGAAGGCTGGCATAAGGAGCTAAAGCATTTGGAGGATAAAAAAGCTGAAATGGCAGCATCTTGA